One part of the Paenibacillus silvisoli genome encodes these proteins:
- a CDS encoding NAD-dependent epimerase/dehydratase family protein — MKVLLFGATGMVGQSVLRECLLDPQVTSITAVGRSVTGQQHPKLHDIKHGELLDLSAIEERVQGFDACFFCLGVSSAGMSEAKYRELTYDLTLSIARTLARLNPRMTFIYVSGSGTDSTERGRSMWARVKGKTENDLLKLPFQAAYMFRPGAILPKNGVRSKTKLYQAIYDVMRPFYPLLERGFKNGITTSEKLGRAMINIVRQGYHTPFIESSDINKLGS, encoded by the coding sequence ATGAAAGTTTTATTATTCGGCGCAACGGGGATGGTCGGGCAAAGCGTCCTACGGGAGTGTCTGCTCGACCCGCAAGTAACATCGATTACGGCCGTCGGCCGCAGCGTGACCGGGCAGCAGCATCCGAAGCTGCATGACATCAAGCATGGCGAGCTGCTCGACCTATCCGCCATCGAGGAGCGGGTGCAAGGCTTCGACGCTTGTTTCTTCTGCCTGGGCGTTTCCTCGGCAGGGATGAGCGAGGCGAAGTACCGCGAGCTAACCTATGATTTGACGCTCAGCATCGCGCGGACGTTGGCGCGCTTGAATCCGCGGATGACGTTCATCTACGTTTCGGGGAGCGGAACCGACAGCACGGAGCGCGGAAGAAGCATGTGGGCGCGCGTCAAAGGAAAGACGGAGAACGACCTGTTGAAGCTGCCTTTTCAAGCGGCGTATATGTTCAGGCCGGGCGCTATTTTGCCGAAAAACGGGGTTCGGTCGAAAACGAAGCTGTACCAAGCGATTTACGACGTCATGCGCCCGTTCTATCCGCTGCTGGAGCGGGGCTTTAAAAACGGGATCACGACCTCCGAGAAGCTCGGCCGGGCAATGATCAACATCGTGCGGCAAGGCTACCACACGCCGTTCATTGAAAGCAGCGATATCAACAAGCTGGGTTCGTAA
- a CDS encoding chitobiase/beta-hexosaminidase C-terminal domain-containing protein translates to MRSSKARLSLLLIVLVSFMCFTNAVHALPVNGSDQPSPQANSRAPKPIPTFPSGMTLMLGTKISLQTSAQGGEIHYTTDGTDPTVTSSSGRIVSVEGEPGETFTLKAVTIKAGLQTSETAVLTYPISAKLPLPTASLPSGSTLKRGSSISVASNVPNADAEYTLDGTSPDFTTSLRDSSKIVFMQNHGDVVTVKAASHYGPFYKDGKRIEAYSEVATFIYFIDGTSPTPAASYPTGSIVANNTIVELSNDGAFNETYYYTTDGSTPTSSGPSGRFILIAGKLGQKVTVKAIAKTTGTGWLRSPVAVFDYTIGLPAAEPTVKLIDELLTQTTATVRFQSDTPEATIHFRAFKEVGGFAYTSAEMIGTSGTFERKPNEQLYIEAFAEKEGMARSHAKRFYFTLPDQLEEPIADDADCKVVPNNAFVTLRSSDPEARIHYTTDGSEPTRTSAIAVMGQIQIKGAPGTLVRVKAIALKSGKMPSAVASFEYVLQ, encoded by the coding sequence ATGAGATCGAGCAAAGCCAGGCTCAGCTTGCTGCTAATCGTCCTAGTTTCCTTCATGTGCTTCACTAACGCCGTCCATGCGCTGCCCGTAAACGGATCGGACCAGCCATCCCCGCAGGCCAATTCCCGTGCACCCAAGCCGATTCCTACATTTCCGAGCGGCATGACCCTCATGCTAGGCACGAAAATTTCTCTCCAAACCTCCGCGCAAGGCGGAGAAATCCACTACACCACCGACGGCACCGACCCGACGGTAACGAGCTCCTCCGGAAGGATTGTTTCTGTCGAAGGCGAGCCGGGTGAAACGTTCACTCTCAAAGCCGTCACCATCAAAGCAGGCCTGCAAACGAGCGAGACAGCCGTCCTCACCTACCCGATTTCCGCCAAACTGCCTCTTCCGACGGCGAGCTTGCCAAGCGGATCAACCTTGAAACGAGGAAGCTCGATTTCGGTTGCATCCAACGTGCCTAATGCCGACGCGGAATACACGCTGGACGGCACCTCCCCTGATTTTACGACCAGCCTTCGTGACAGCTCCAAAATCGTATTCATGCAAAATCATGGCGATGTCGTCACGGTCAAAGCAGCGAGTCATTATGGTCCCTTTTACAAAGACGGCAAAAGGATCGAAGCGTACAGCGAAGTTGCGACCTTCATCTATTTCATAGACGGAACTTCGCCGACGCCGGCGGCCAGTTACCCGACCGGCTCGATCGTGGCGAACAATACGATCGTGGAGCTGTCCAATGACGGCGCCTTCAATGAAACGTATTACTATACGACGGACGGCAGCACGCCGACGTCAAGCGGCCCGTCTGGCCGGTTCATTCTCATCGCCGGGAAGCTAGGGCAGAAAGTCACCGTCAAAGCGATTGCCAAAACGACCGGAACCGGCTGGCTGCGGAGCCCGGTCGCTGTCTTTGACTATACAATCGGCCTGCCGGCGGCCGAGCCGACAGTCAAATTGATCGACGAGTTGCTGACGCAAACGACCGCCACGGTTCGTTTTCAATCCGATACGCCTGAGGCAACGATTCACTTTCGTGCCTTTAAAGAGGTTGGGGGATTCGCCTATACGTCAGCCGAAATGATCGGCACATCCGGCACTTTCGAACGCAAGCCAAACGAGCAGCTTTATATTGAAGCTTTTGCCGAGAAAGAGGGGATGGCGCGAAGCCATGCCAAACGGTTTTATTTCACCCTCCCCGATCAACTGGAGGAGCCGATTGCCGACGACGCGGACTGCAAGGTAGTGCCGAATAATGCGTTTGTGACGCTGCGCAGCTCGGATCCGGAAGCGAGGATTCATTATACGACTGACGGTTCGGAGCCGACTCGCACCAGCGCAATCGCGGTCATGGGTCAAATCCAAATTAAAGGCGCGCCCGGAACGCTTGTCCGCGTTAAAGCCATCGCCTTGAAGAGCGGCAAGATGCCAAGCGCCGTTGCCAGCTTCGAGTACGTCCTACAGTAG
- a CDS encoding nucleotidyltransferase domain-containing protein — translation MLDHMESLLSKIVERLKAVDGIEGIVLGGSRALGTHTAESDVDIGIYYAAGAPIDVAALAAVARELDDEGREELVTPIGGWGPWINGGGWLRIDGLAVDFLYRELDKVTEVATACCSGSISVHYQPGHPHAFCSSIYMGEAASCRTLWDPNGRIGELKRLCASYPDALQRAVASTFMWEAGFSLANAHKGVKRGDVSYVAGHLFRAVSCMTQVLFALNRRYLLNEKGAVAACDSFASRPADFAARVSRSYALLSPERSGLEAAIAEMESLVQETEQLASEA, via the coding sequence ATGCTAGATCATATGGAATCATTGCTGAGCAAAATCGTTGAACGGTTGAAGGCCGTAGACGGGATCGAAGGCATCGTCCTTGGCGGTTCGCGCGCCTTAGGAACGCATACCGCGGAGTCGGATGTCGATATCGGCATCTATTACGCTGCGGGGGCGCCGATCGATGTTGCCGCGCTGGCGGCGGTTGCTCGGGAGCTTGATGATGAAGGGCGCGAAGAGCTTGTTACGCCGATTGGCGGCTGGGGGCCATGGATTAACGGCGGCGGCTGGCTTCGCATTGACGGCTTGGCCGTCGATTTTCTGTACCGCGAGCTCGATAAAGTGACGGAGGTCGCGACGGCTTGCTGCAGCGGCAGCATTTCCGTTCACTATCAGCCGGGGCATCCGCATGCGTTCTGCAGCTCGATCTATATGGGAGAAGCGGCCTCGTGCCGGACGCTGTGGGATCCGAACGGGCGGATCGGCGAGCTGAAGCGCCTATGCGCATCGTATCCGGATGCGCTGCAGCGGGCCGTCGCCTCGACGTTCATGTGGGAGGCCGGCTTCTCGCTGGCGAATGCGCATAAAGGGGTTAAGCGCGGCGATGTCTCCTATGTGGCCGGCCACTTGTTCCGCGCGGTGAGCTGCATGACCCAAGTGCTGTTCGCGCTGAACCGGCGCTATCTGCTGAACGAGAAGGGCGCCGTAGCGGCCTGCGACTCGTTCGCCAGTCGGCCGGCCGATTTCGCGGCACGCGTGTCGCGCAGCTATGCGCTGCTTTCACCGGAGCGAAGCGGGCTGGAAGCCGCGATCGCGGAGATGGAATCCCTGGTGCAGGAGACGGAGCAGCTGGCGTCGGAGGCATGA
- a CDS encoding GH116 family glycosyl-hydrolase codes for MAYSKEQLLDSSGQRAYPGEATEALFVLGGIGTGNVSIGSRGEFRDWEIFNKPNKGNVMPNTHFAIWAKPEGGAPVTKVLESRLNLPHSKSHGYHPITGAGLPRLEKSTMRGEYPLVWVDFEDRELPVQVTLEAFTPFIPLNVDDSSIPGAYLTYNVTNTSDKPVDVTIAGSLMNPIGGLGYDSFGNLDVRNAGGNRNEFIQAGSYSGLQFTSDAFGEGELNFGSLSLVTTNPKVTYKRAWLRGAWYDFLQEFWDDFAEDGRLNDLGYDTPSEKNRTDTGSIGAYETLAPGETKSFAFVLAWHFPNRINGWNEHICVKEEGREITQNYYARQFDSAWSVADYLIGQRDRLTAETKSFHGALFGSTLPSHVIDAVASNITVLRSQTCFRHIDGRFYGYEGCFDHLGCCDGSCTHVWNYAQTLAFLFPELEQSMRRTEFLTEVNEDGKMNFRAFQMFGAQWNWQGHSAPAAADGQMGTIMRAYREWKLTGDDGFLRELWPAIKLTLDYAPIHWDTDGDLVLDGVQHNTYDIEFYGPNPLTGVFFLGALRAASEMASYLGEEETAAKYAAAFETSSKRLDELTWNGEYYVQVLEDVDAHKYQHGLGCLSDQLLGQQLAHLYGLGYLLPKERVQSAIHAVFKHNFKTDFHNHVNCQRTYTLNDEKGLVLCSWPNGGRPKLPFVYSDEVWTGIEYHVATHLIYEGFVEEGLTIVKAVRDRQDGYRRSPWNEVECGHHYARSMSSWGLLIALSGFEFDMARGEMKFAPVLNGDDYTGFWSTGRAWGTYSQKRIADGDGGFDVDVKVLYGDASGVKVNAGGKEFML; via the coding sequence ATGGCTTACTCGAAAGAGCAATTATTGGATTCATCAGGTCAACGCGCTTATCCGGGGGAAGCGACGGAAGCGCTGTTCGTGCTGGGCGGTATCGGTACAGGCAATGTGTCGATCGGCAGCCGCGGCGAGTTTCGGGATTGGGAGATTTTCAATAAGCCGAATAAAGGCAATGTGATGCCGAACACCCACTTCGCGATTTGGGCGAAGCCGGAGGGCGGCGCGCCGGTTACGAAGGTGCTGGAGTCGCGCCTGAACCTGCCGCACAGCAAATCGCACGGCTATCATCCGATTACGGGCGCCGGTCTTCCGCGCCTTGAAAAATCGACGATGCGCGGCGAGTATCCGCTCGTGTGGGTCGATTTTGAAGATCGCGAGCTGCCTGTTCAAGTGACGCTCGAAGCGTTTACGCCTTTCATCCCGCTCAACGTCGACGATTCCAGCATTCCTGGCGCTTATCTGACTTATAACGTCACCAATACATCCGATAAACCGGTGGACGTGACGATCGCCGGCTCGCTCATGAATCCAATCGGCGGCTTAGGCTACGACTCGTTCGGCAATTTGGACGTGCGCAATGCCGGCGGCAACCGCAACGAATTCATTCAAGCGGGAAGCTACAGCGGCCTTCAATTCACCTCGGATGCTTTCGGCGAGGGCGAGTTGAACTTCGGCAGTTTGTCGCTCGTGACGACAAATCCGAAGGTGACGTATAAGCGCGCTTGGCTGCGCGGCGCTTGGTACGATTTTCTGCAGGAGTTCTGGGACGACTTCGCCGAAGACGGCCGGCTGAACGATCTCGGCTACGATACGCCTTCGGAGAAGAACCGCACCGACACCGGCTCGATTGGCGCCTATGAAACGTTGGCGCCGGGCGAGACGAAGTCGTTCGCGTTCGTGCTGGCGTGGCATTTTCCGAACCGGATCAATGGCTGGAACGAGCATATTTGCGTGAAGGAAGAAGGCCGGGAAATTACGCAAAATTACTATGCCCGCCAGTTCGACAGCGCGTGGTCCGTTGCGGACTATTTGATTGGACAGCGCGATCGTCTGACCGCGGAGACGAAAAGCTTCCACGGCGCGTTGTTCGGCAGTACGCTTCCATCGCATGTGATCGATGCGGTTGCAAGCAACATTACGGTGCTGCGGAGCCAGACGTGCTTCCGGCACATCGACGGCCGCTTCTACGGCTACGAAGGCTGCTTCGATCACTTAGGCTGCTGCGACGGAAGCTGCACGCATGTGTGGAACTACGCGCAGACGCTCGCGTTCCTCTTCCCGGAACTGGAGCAGAGCATGCGCCGGACGGAGTTTCTGACCGAAGTGAACGAGGACGGCAAAATGAACTTCCGCGCGTTCCAAATGTTCGGCGCGCAATGGAATTGGCAGGGGCATTCCGCGCCGGCCGCTGCGGACGGGCAAATGGGCACGATCATGCGCGCGTACCGGGAATGGAAGCTGACCGGCGACGACGGCTTCTTGCGCGAGCTATGGCCGGCGATCAAGCTGACGCTTGACTATGCGCCGATTCATTGGGATACGGACGGCGATCTCGTGCTCGACGGCGTGCAGCACAATACGTACGACATCGAGTTTTACGGCCCGAATCCGCTGACAGGCGTTTTCTTCTTGGGAGCGCTGCGCGCTGCATCGGAAATGGCTTCGTATCTCGGCGAGGAAGAGACGGCGGCCAAATACGCGGCGGCGTTCGAAACGAGCTCGAAGCGGCTGGATGAGCTGACGTGGAATGGCGAGTATTATGTGCAGGTGCTGGAGGACGTGGATGCGCACAAGTACCAGCACGGACTCGGCTGCTTGTCCGATCAGCTGCTCGGCCAGCAGCTGGCGCATCTGTACGGACTCGGCTACTTGCTGCCGAAGGAGCGCGTGCAGAGCGCGATCCATGCGGTGTTTAAGCATAATTTCAAGACGGACTTCCATAATCACGTGAACTGTCAGCGGACGTACACGTTGAATGACGAGAAGGGCTTGGTGCTTTGCTCGTGGCCGAACGGCGGCCGTCCGAAGCTGCCATTCGTGTATTCCGACGAAGTCTGGACGGGCATCGAGTACCATGTGGCGACGCATCTGATTTACGAGGGCTTCGTTGAGGAAGGGCTTACGATCGTTAAAGCGGTCCGCGACCGTCAGGACGGGTACCGCCGCAGCCCTTGGAATGAAGTCGAATGCGGCCATCACTATGCGAGATCGATGTCCAGCTGGGGCTTGCTGATCGCGCTCAGCGGCTTTGAATTCGATATGGCCCGCGGCGAAATGAAGTTCGCGCCGGTGTTGAACGGCGATGACTATACCGGCTTCTGGAGCACGGGCCGCGCATGGGGGACGTATAGCCAGAAGCGAATTGCTGACGGAGACGGCGGATTTGACGTTGACGTGAAGGTGCTCTATGGCGATGCTTCCGGCGTGAAGGTTAATGCAGGCGGGAAAGAGTTTATGCTTTAA
- a CDS encoding GH116 family glycosyl hydrolase, whose protein sequence is MTVRTYNGVYCESWNSRIAFPLGGMGAGMLCLGGGGGLSQVSLRNNPDLPNEPYLYSAVSIKSGKGDTTARVLEGPIARWKLFGYHQKDVDPGHYLRHYGLPRFKNSTFTSRFPFGTVAFQDDALPIEAELTGWSPFAPLHADDSSLPAAALEYSFTNRSDEPLELVYSFHAKNFMAANEDSGEVLAVPNGFVLNQPATADKPWEQGAFCAAVDDDRCAVNYAWFRGGWFDSQTMAWHAVEAGEMPANPPITEGKPSPGASLYVPLTLAPGERKTVKLMVSWFVPETNYQYGDSELPAEGPRTHKPWYAGRYGDAQAVASDWALRYNELYEMSKRFSDCYYDTTLPAEVVEAAAANLSILKSPTVLRQTDGRLWSWEGVNETTGSCHGSCTHVWNYAQALPHLFPAESRALRATEVNECQDEHGHQNFRAPLPIRPASHGFHAAADGQLGGIMNTYREWRISGDSAWLAQLWPKVKQSLHFCIESWDPRHRGVLEEPHHNTYDIEFWGANGMCTSLYLGALKAAALMAEQLGESPAFYQSLYRSGRDIMENELFNGEYYEQHIQWEGLREQSPLTMASININYSPEAVQLFKEEGPKYQYGKGCLSDGVIGAWIAEMCGLGEILDREQVRSHLLSVFTYNFRKDLTGHTNLQRSGFAVGEEGGLLLCTWPRGGQLKLPFVYSNEVWTGIEYQVASHLMLLGCAEEGLEIVRTCRDRYDGAIRNPFDEVECGHWYARAMASYGLLQGMSGIRYDAFERTLYVSPSPSMEGEIRCFLSTDSGYGTAGIRGGEPFFEPVYGKVRIDRFVTATET, encoded by the coding sequence ATGACAGTTCGAACGTATAACGGCGTGTACTGCGAAAGCTGGAACAGCCGAATCGCATTCCCGCTCGGCGGGATGGGGGCAGGCATGCTTTGCCTTGGCGGCGGCGGAGGCTTGTCGCAAGTATCGCTGCGGAACAATCCCGATCTCCCGAACGAGCCTTATCTGTATTCGGCGGTCAGCATCAAATCCGGGAAAGGCGACACAACGGCACGCGTGCTCGAAGGACCGATCGCGCGCTGGAAGCTGTTCGGCTACCATCAGAAGGATGTCGATCCCGGCCATTATTTAAGGCATTACGGCTTGCCCCGTTTCAAAAATAGCACCTTCACGTCCCGGTTCCCGTTCGGAACCGTAGCCTTTCAGGATGACGCGCTGCCGATCGAGGCGGAGCTGACCGGCTGGAGCCCGTTCGCGCCGCTGCATGCGGACGATTCCAGCCTTCCGGCCGCCGCGCTGGAATATTCGTTCACGAACCGCTCGGACGAGCCGCTGGAGCTGGTCTATTCGTTCCATGCCAAAAACTTCATGGCGGCTAACGAAGATTCCGGCGAAGTGCTGGCGGTGCCAAACGGATTCGTCCTGAATCAACCGGCGACCGCGGATAAGCCATGGGAGCAGGGAGCGTTCTGCGCGGCGGTGGACGATGACCGCTGCGCCGTCAACTACGCCTGGTTCCGCGGCGGCTGGTTCGATTCGCAGACGATGGCTTGGCATGCCGTGGAGGCGGGGGAGATGCCTGCGAATCCGCCGATTACGGAAGGCAAGCCGAGTCCCGGCGCAAGCCTGTACGTGCCGCTGACGCTGGCGCCCGGCGAGCGGAAGACCGTGAAGCTGATGGTCTCCTGGTTCGTCCCGGAGACCAACTACCAATACGGCGATTCGGAGCTGCCAGCCGAAGGGCCGCGCACGCATAAGCCGTGGTACGCCGGCCGCTATGGGGATGCGCAGGCCGTGGCGAGCGATTGGGCTTTGAGATACAACGAGCTATATGAGATGAGCAAGCGGTTCAGCGACTGCTATTACGATACGACGCTGCCGGCCGAAGTCGTGGAAGCCGCTGCGGCTAATCTATCGATCTTGAAATCGCCTACGGTGCTCAGGCAAACTGACGGAAGGCTGTGGTCGTGGGAAGGCGTGAACGAGACGACCGGCTCGTGCCATGGCTCCTGCACGCATGTGTGGAACTATGCGCAGGCGCTGCCGCATCTGTTCCCGGCGGAATCGCGCGCGCTGCGGGCGACGGAAGTGAACGAGTGCCAGGACGAGCACGGCCATCAGAACTTCCGCGCGCCGCTGCCGATCCGTCCGGCTTCGCATGGGTTTCATGCCGCTGCCGACGGCCAATTGGGCGGCATTATGAACACGTACCGCGAATGGCGGATCAGCGGAGATTCGGCGTGGCTGGCGCAGCTCTGGCCGAAGGTGAAGCAGAGCCTTCATTTTTGCATCGAGTCGTGGGACCCCCGGCATCGGGGCGTGCTGGAAGAGCCGCATCACAATACGTACGACATCGAGTTTTGGGGCGCGAACGGGATGTGCACGTCGCTCTATCTGGGCGCGTTGAAGGCGGCAGCGCTTATGGCGGAGCAGCTCGGCGAGTCGCCGGCATTCTACCAATCGCTCTATCGGAGCGGCAGAGACATCATGGAAAATGAGCTGTTCAACGGCGAATATTACGAGCAGCATATTCAGTGGGAAGGGCTTCGCGAGCAATCGCCGCTGACGATGGCGTCTATCAATATCAACTATTCGCCGGAAGCGGTGCAGCTCTTCAAGGAAGAGGGACCGAAGTATCAGTACGGCAAGGGCTGCTTGTCCGACGGCGTGATCGGGGCATGGATCGCCGAGATGTGCGGGTTGGGGGAGATTTTGGACCGGGAACAGGTGCGAAGTCATTTGCTTAGCGTGTTTACTTACAACTTCCGCAAGGATCTGACAGGCCATACCAACCTGCAGCGTTCCGGCTTCGCCGTCGGCGAGGAAGGCGGATTGCTGCTCTGCACGTGGCCGCGCGGCGGCCAGCTGAAGCTGCCATTCGTGTACAGCAACGAGGTGTGGACCGGCATCGAGTATCAGGTCGCTTCGCATCTGATGCTGCTAGGCTGCGCGGAGGAAGGGCTCGAGATCGTCCGGACTTGCCGCGACCGGTACGACGGCGCGATCCGCAATCCGTTCGACGAGGTCGAATGCGGCCATTGGTATGCCCGCGCGATGGCTTCCTACGGACTGCTGCAGGGCATGAGCGGCATCCGTTATGATGCGTTCGAACGTACGCTCTATGTGTCGCCGTCGCCGTCGATGGAAGGCGAAATCCGCTGCTTCCTCTCGACGGATAGCGGGTATGGCACGGCAGGGATCCGCGGCGGGGAGCCGTTCTTCGAGCCCGTTTACGGCAAGGTTCGCATTGACCGGTTTGTGACCGCGACGGAGACGTAA
- a CDS encoding oxalate decarboxylase family bicupin translates to MKNSLTGDGKPLHIPQPIRSDGAGGPDLGPRDILRDIENPDMLVPPTTDAGLMPNMKMSFSDTHMVLNHGGWSREITVRDLPIATTLAGVNMSLTPGGVRELHWHQQAEWAYMLWGGARITAMDQNGRNFIADVGPGDLWYFPAGLPHSIQGLDEGCEFLLVFDDGSFSDLNTLSISDWFAHTPKEVLSANFGVPASAFDSIPKEQVYIFQDGIPGPLASDEVQSPNGTVPNSFKYSLLAQPPIKTSGGSVRIVDSINFPASKTIAAALVEIEPGGMRELHWHPNNDEWQYYLTGQGRMTVFAGNGTARTFDYRAGDVGYVPFANGHYIQNTGNCTLWFLEIFRSDRFEDVSLNQWMALTPKHLVERNLHVGPTVIDALRKEESPVVKYPGFTYYPK, encoded by the coding sequence ATGAAAAATTCGTTAACGGGAGATGGTAAGCCGCTGCATATTCCGCAGCCGATCCGCAGCGACGGCGCCGGCGGGCCTGATCTGGGCCCAAGGGATATTTTACGAGACATCGAAAACCCCGATATGCTGGTTCCGCCGACAACGGATGCGGGGCTCATGCCGAACATGAAAATGTCGTTCTCCGACACCCACATGGTCTTAAACCACGGGGGCTGGTCGAGAGAGATCACCGTCCGCGATCTGCCGATCGCGACGACGCTGGCCGGCGTAAACATGAGCTTGACGCCCGGAGGCGTTCGCGAGCTGCACTGGCATCAGCAGGCGGAATGGGCTTATATGCTGTGGGGCGGGGCGCGGATTACGGCGATGGATCAGAACGGCCGCAATTTCATCGCCGATGTCGGGCCTGGCGACCTGTGGTATTTTCCGGCGGGGCTGCCGCATTCCATTCAAGGCTTGGATGAAGGCTGCGAATTTTTGCTTGTGTTTGACGATGGCAGCTTCTCGGATCTCAACACGCTGTCGATCTCCGATTGGTTCGCGCATACGCCCAAGGAAGTGTTGTCCGCCAACTTCGGCGTGCCGGCGAGCGCTTTCGATTCCATTCCGAAAGAGCAGGTGTATATTTTTCAAGACGGAATACCCGGCCCCCTCGCATCGGACGAAGTGCAGTCCCCGAACGGGACGGTGCCGAACAGCTTCAAATACAGCCTGCTGGCTCAGCCGCCGATCAAAACCTCCGGGGGAAGCGTCCGCATCGTCGATTCGATCAATTTCCCCGCCTCCAAAACGATCGCGGCCGCGCTCGTCGAAATCGAGCCCGGCGGCATGCGGGAGCTGCACTGGCATCCGAACAACGATGAATGGCAGTACTATTTGACCGGACAAGGACGGATGACGGTCTTCGCCGGGAACGGCACCGCGCGCACGTTCGACTACCGGGCCGGCGACGTCGGGTATGTCCCGTTCGCGAACGGCCATTATATTCAGAACACGGGAAACTGCACGCTGTGGTTTCTGGAAATTTTCCGAAGCGACCGGTTTGAAGACGTCTCCTTGAACCAATGGATGGCGCTCACGCCGAAGCACCTCGTGGAACGCAATCTCCATGTCGGGCCGACCGTGATTGACGCGCTGCGCAAGGAAGAATCGCCGGTCGTCAAATACCCGGGATTTACTTATTATCCGAAATAA
- a CDS encoding AbrB family transcriptional regulator — protein MWRTLLAALLGGALFKLVHAPVPWLLGPMIAVLIGSNVRSGLFLWPGQLRNAGMIIVGYTIGLSLTKEALKEMSYQLPTMLLMIVLLLSFCAGIAFLVSKLSKSDFKTALLGSVPGGLTQVIALAEETEGVNLTVVTVTQVIRLMMIIVCVPFLVFNPYFGLAEHNSAAALSMPAGTPAGWSGFFPDVLPFAAASVVCAVLGNRVRFPTAYLLGPALITAIMQLSGLHGPALPSLLIDAAQLMIGAYVGLLLKPQQLTDKVRTISLAVGSGALLLAGSWGFAALLTQLHAVSVPTALLSLAPGGMDQMGIIAHEIDADLSMVAGYQLFRTFFIFFAVPPLLRMLFAYSRSRAGQAKEQP, from the coding sequence ATGTGGAGGACGTTACTGGCGGCGCTGCTTGGAGGCGCCTTGTTTAAGCTTGTCCATGCGCCGGTGCCTTGGCTGCTAGGGCCGATGATCGCGGTATTGATCGGCTCGAATGTGCGGAGCGGGCTGTTTCTCTGGCCCGGCCAGCTTCGAAACGCGGGCATGATTATCGTCGGCTATACGATCGGGTTATCGCTGACCAAGGAAGCGCTGAAGGAGATGTCCTATCAGCTGCCGACGATGCTGCTCATGATCGTGCTGCTGCTGTCGTTTTGCGCGGGCATTGCGTTTCTTGTCTCGAAGCTGTCGAAGTCCGATTTCAAAACGGCGCTGCTCGGCAGCGTGCCCGGCGGACTTACGCAGGTCATCGCGCTCGCGGAGGAGACGGAAGGCGTCAATTTGACGGTCGTGACCGTGACGCAGGTGATCCGTCTGATGATGATTATCGTCTGCGTCCCGTTTCTCGTATTCAATCCCTACTTCGGCCTTGCGGAGCATAATAGCGCAGCTGCCTTGTCGATGCCGGCGGGAACGCCGGCCGGCTGGAGCGGCTTCTTCCCGGACGTGCTGCCGTTCGCCGCAGCCAGCGTCGTTTGCGCCGTGCTGGGCAACCGGGTCCGGTTCCCGACCGCGTATTTGCTCGGGCCGGCGCTCATCACGGCCATCATGCAGCTGAGCGGTCTGCATGGTCCGGCGCTGCCCTCGCTGCTTATCGATGCGGCGCAGCTGATGATCGGCGCCTACGTCGGCTTGCTGCTCAAGCCGCAGCAGCTGACCGACAAGGTGCGGACGATTTCGCTTGCGGTCGGCAGCGGAGCGCTGCTGCTCGCGGGCTCTTGGGGGTTCGCCGCTTTGCTGACGCAGCTGCATGCGGTGTCCGTCCCGACCGCGCTGCTCAGCCTTGCGCCAGGGGGGATGGATCAAATGGGCATCATCGCCCATGAAATCGATGCCGACCTGTCGATGGTGGCAGGGTATCAGCTGTTCCGCACGTTTTTTATTTTCTTCGCGGTGCCGCCTCTGCTGCGGATGTTGTTTGCCTATTCGCGCTCGCGGGCGGGGCAAGCGAAAGAGCAGCCGTAA
- a CDS encoding cupin domain-containing protein produces MTVSYMDYTSPNVQFTYNMNNNTTFKKDANNYINTLSNQELNTLVDVSLLDIFMSKGNVVEPHYHQNAAELVYLISGSIVLSLINPFTNELLHFPLHQPGQVANVPQGWWHYEVATADNTHLLAIFDAPVPQFIGGSDLLRLTPAHILAHTYCLNEAKVKETLAPITQTVFIGPPANCNMPGQVQGVQAAQEKTAVQGAATAPTPAQAPAQIGSGYGFPSQQRQYIGNGWRY; encoded by the coding sequence ATGACGGTTTCTTATATGGACTACACATCGCCGAATGTCCAGTTCACCTATAACATGAACAACAATACGACGTTCAAAAAGGATGCCAACAACTATATCAACACGCTGTCCAACCAAGAGTTGAACACGCTGGTCGACGTGTCGCTTCTCGATATTTTCATGAGCAAGGGCAATGTGGTCGAGCCTCACTACCATCAAAATGCCGCCGAGCTGGTCTATTTGATCTCCGGCTCCATCGTCCTCTCGCTCATCAATCCCTTTACGAACGAGCTGCTTCATTTCCCGCTGCATCAGCCGGGGCAAGTTGCCAACGTGCCGCAGGGCTGGTGGCACTATGAAGTCGCTACAGCCGACAATACGCATCTGCTCGCCATATTCGACGCGCCGGTTCCGCAATTTATCGGCGGCTCCGACCTGCTGCGCTTGACGCCGGCCCATATTCTCGCGCATACCTACTGCTTGAACGAAGCCAAGGTGAAAGAAACGCTTGCTCCGATCACGCAAACCGTCTTCATCGGACCTCCTGCGAACTGCAATATGCCGGGGCAAGTGCAAGGGGTACAGGCGGCACAGGAGAAAACGGCGGTACAAGGCGCAGCGACGGCTCCGACTCCGGCACAGGCACCGGCGCAGATCGGTTCCGGCTACGGCTTCCCTTCTCAGCAGCGCCAATACATCGGCAACGGCTGGCGTTACTAA